The Brachyspira aalborgi genome has a segment encoding these proteins:
- a CDS encoding peptidase M30, protein MKKILCLICLFSVSFYSCAVRNYLGSQSGLSEDRVFYAQMINNGNTYGWFNIPAHLLKVSDNLAIYMQTTFFTSYKENISSYALNKLAQEFDYYYTSMTNIYGTHSDIDANGKIIILLMDINKTKGSGNQVLGYFNPSDMHGNNKGEILYMDISNANNKTDNAIGTIIHEFQHLINYSYVISGERNEMSSWLNEALSESTSILFNKATVESRIEGFNNINYYCFYTWNTSNISNNNKNNTHVNYPSASVFMNWLYQKKGSNEIFKTIASSKELGDYKKVLSAASGISGYSVSSWDGLLLDWMSEIVTNGSNWTTTNKPTNNCASGNVSLYPGAMIVCDSYTNGASGNIVTNKVNGNSGKTIVLNKDTNLKGSAVKVSVTSSTSSKARMRRSAIRNDNNEESRDINILLDRNGNIKKD, encoded by the coding sequence ATGAAGAAAATATTATGTTTAATTTGTTTATTTAGCGTTAGTTTTTATTCTTGCGCGGTTAGAAATTATTTAGGTAGTCAATCGGGCTTAAGCGAAGATAGAGTATTTTACGCGCAAATGATAAATAATGGAAATACTTATGGATGGTTTAATATTCCCGCTCATCTTTTAAAAGTTAGCGATAATTTGGCTATATATATGCAAACTACATTTTTTACAAGTTATAAAGAAAATATTAGTTCTTATGCATTAAATAAATTGGCTCAAGAATTTGATTATTATTATACTTCTATGACGAATATTTATGGAACTCATAGCGATATAGACGCAAACGGGAAAATAATAATCTTATTAATGGATATTAATAAAACTAAAGGTAGTGGCAATCAGGTATTAGGATATTTTAATCCGAGCGATATGCATGGCAATAATAAAGGCGAAATTCTATATATGGATATAAGCAACGCTAATAATAAAACGGATAATGCAATAGGAACTATTATTCATGAATTTCAACATTTAATAAATTATAGTTATGTAATTAGCGGCGAGAGAAACGAAATGTCTTCTTGGTTAAACGAGGCTCTTTCAGAATCTACTTCAATTTTATTTAATAAGGCAACTGTGGAATCGAGAATAGAGGGATTTAATAATATAAATTATTATTGTTTCTATACTTGGAACACTTCAAATATTAGTAATAATAATAAAAATAATACTCATGTTAATTATCCTTCGGCTTCAGTATTTATGAATTGGCTTTATCAAAAAAAAGGTTCTAATGAAATATTTAAAACAATAGCTTCTTCAAAAGAATTGGGCGATTATAAAAAAGTTTTATCAGCGGCGAGTGGAATATCGGGTTATTCTGTAAGCAGTTGGGATGGTTTACTTTTAGATTGGATGTCGGAAATCGTTACTAATGGCAGTAATTGGACAACGACTAACAAACCTACAAATAATTGTGCATCGGGCAATGTTAGTTTATATCCAGGCGCAATGATAGTTTGCGATAGCTATACAAATGGAGCAAGTGGAAATATTGTCACTAACAAAGTTAATGGCAATAGTGGTAAAACGATAGTTCTTAATAAAGATACTAATTTAAAAGGTTCTGCAGTAAAAGTTAGCGTGACTAGCTCTACAAGTTCTAAAGCAAGAATGAGAAGAAGCGCTATAAGAAACGACAATAATGAAGAAAGCAGAGATATTAATATTCTTTTGGATAGAAACGGAAATATTAAGAAAGATTAA
- a CDS encoding ABC transporter substrate-binding protein, with translation MKYFCKIVFATLLTIAVISCGDSKSKNEIVELPAIDENTETEITVWSWNVAAKALMETAKTFNEKYPNIKVNVQEFGGAGPAFERYGIVLASGEGIPDIMTIESDYVQSFAEKYPKYFLDLKSLAPSDIDQIVDPSKVTTSYDSEGKLVAIAWDSGPVVMYYREDLFRQAGINPDSIVTWEDFIQSRKRISGKDA, from the coding sequence ATGAAATATTTTTGTAAAATTGTATTTGCTACATTGCTCACAATAGCGGTTATTTCATGCGGAGATTCAAAATCAAAAAACGAAATCGTAGAATTGCCTGCGATTGACGAAAATACCGAAACGGAAATAACGGTTTGGAGTTGGAATGTAGCCGCTAAAGCTTTAATGGAAACGGCTAAAACTTTTAACGAAAAGTATCCTAACATTAAAGTAAATGTTCAGGAATTCGGAGGCGCAGGTCCAGCTTTTGAAAGATACGGAATCGTTCTTGCATCTGGAGAAGGAATACCCGACATAATGACTATAGAAAGCGATTATGTTCAGTCGTTTGCGGAAAAATATCCAAAATATTTCTTGGATTTGAAAAGTCTCGCTCCTTCGGATATAGACCAAATAGTCGACCCTTCAAAAGTTACAACAAGTTACGACAGCGAAGGAAAACTTGTAGCTATAGCTTGGGATTCTGGTCCAGTGGTTATGTATTATAGAGAAGATTTATTTAGACAAGCGGGAATAAATCCAGATTCAATAGTCACTTGGGAAGATTTTATACAGAGTAGGAAAAGAATTTCAGGGAAAGATGCCTAA
- a CDS encoding acetate/propionate family kinase, protein MNILVINSGSSSIKYQLFSMPEAKVLAKGLLEKIGEETSALKHTAVEKNKEKKLEQKVENHKDGMALIFSLLTDKDVGVISDMKEISGVGHRVVHGGEAFNKSSILTDEAIKEIEKYSDLSPLHNPAGLQGIRACEEILPKGTKMVLCFDTSFHQTIPEYAYLYAIPYEYYDKYKIRRYGFHGTSHKYVYGEFCKVENKPNANVIVCHLGNGASVTAVKEGKSIDTSMGLTPLEGLVMGTRSGDMDPAVATFIMAKENLSPKEMDNILNKKSGLLGISGISNDMRNLSEQEGKNPRAALAIKMFCYRIKKYIGSYMAVLGHVDGIVFTGGIGENAPDIREKILEGMEELGIKVDGAKNSKARGCANFEKDGTSIKLYVIATDEEKAIALDTYNIALK, encoded by the coding sequence ATGAATATATTAGTAATCAATTCAGGAAGTTCAAGTATCAAATATCAGTTGTTTTCTATGCCCGAGGCGAAAGTTTTGGCTAAAGGGCTTTTAGAAAAAATTGGAGAGGAGACAAGCGCTCTCAAGCATACGGCGGTTGAAAAAAATAAAGAAAAAAAATTAGAGCAGAAAGTTGAAAATCATAAAGACGGAATGGCTTTAATATTTTCTCTTTTAACAGATAAAGATGTCGGCGTTATTTCGGATATGAAAGAAATTTCAGGCGTTGGGCATAGAGTTGTGCATGGCGGAGAGGCTTTTAATAAAAGTTCTATTTTAACAGACGAAGCTATTAAAGAAATAGAAAAGTATTCGGATTTAAGTCCTCTTCATAATCCTGCGGGTTTGCAAGGAATAAGAGCTTGCGAAGAGATACTTCCGAAAGGAACGAAAATGGTTTTATGTTTTGATACGAGTTTTCACCAAACTATACCCGAATACGCTTATTTATACGCTATTCCTTACGAGTATTACGATAAATATAAAATTCGCCGTTATGGTTTTCATGGAACATCTCATAAATATGTTTACGGAGAGTTTTGCAAAGTTGAAAATAAACCTAACGCTAATGTTATAGTTTGTCATTTAGGAAACGGAGCGAGCGTTACAGCGGTTAAAGAAGGCAAATCTATTGACACAAGCATGGGACTTACGCCGCTTGAAGGTTTGGTAATGGGAACGCGTTCGGGAGATATGGACCCTGCCGTTGCAACTTTTATAATGGCAAAAGAAAATTTAAGCCCTAAAGAAATGGATAATATTTTGAATAAAAAGAGCGGACTTTTGGGAATTTCTGGAATAAGCAACGATATGAGAAATTTATCAGAGCAAGAAGGAAAAAATCCAAGAGCGGCTTTGGCGATTAAAATGTTCTGCTATAGAATTAAAAAATATATCGGTTCTTATATGGCGGTTTTAGGACATGTTGACGGTATAGTATTTACGGGCGGAATAGGGGAGAACGCTCCCGATATAAGAGAGAAGATTCTTGAAGGAATGGAAGAATTGGGAATAAAAGTTGACGGAGCTAAAAATTCTAAAGCAAGAGGTTGTGCTAATTTTGAAAAAGACGGCACTTCTATAAAATTATATGTTATAGCGACAGACGAAGAAAAGGCAATAGCTTTGGATACTTATAATATAGCGTTAAAATAA
- a CDS encoding carbohydrate ABC transporter permease, with translation MKIKKKNITPWLFIAPALIFILCFSIYPLIETIYLSFMTTRRGDIVFAGLQNFKRLLSDQYFYTSLKNSLIYLIIQVPIMTLLAILLAMALHNGITKLKGLFRTIYFIPFIVESVAYSLIFVLLFQERGVINFLLSIINISPVMWLTQTWPARFLIMLIMTWRWTGYNMIIILAGLQSIPNDYYEAATIDGANAFHKFVNITIPMLKPVILFSTILSTIGTLNLFTEPYLLTNGGPNNSTISLGLYIYRQAFQSINLTYAATISVAILVIVGVLSRLQMKVGENTK, from the coding sequence ATGAAAATTAAGAAAAAGAATATAACTCCATGGCTTTTTATAGCGCCAGCCTTAATTTTTATATTATGTTTTAGTATATATCCTTTAATTGAAACTATATATTTAAGTTTTATGACTACAAGAAGAGGAGATATCGTATTTGCAGGGCTTCAGAATTTTAAGAGACTTTTATCCGACCAATATTTTTATACTTCTTTGAAAAATTCTCTTATATATTTAATTATACAAGTTCCTATAATGACTTTGTTGGCTATATTGCTTGCTATGGCTTTGCATAACGGAATTACAAAATTAAAAGGCTTATTTAGAACGATATATTTTATACCGTTTATAGTCGAGTCTGTCGCTTATAGCTTGATATTCGTTTTATTATTTCAAGAAAGAGGCGTTATAAATTTTCTACTGTCTATTATAAATATTAGTCCTGTTATGTGGCTTACTCAAACTTGGCCAGCAAGATTTTTAATAATGCTTATAATGACATGGAGATGGACGGGATATAATATGATAATAATTTTAGCGGGACTTCAAAGCATACCAAACGATTATTATGAAGCGGCTACTATAGACGGAGCTAACGCTTTTCATAAATTTGTAAATATAACCATTCCCATGTTAAAGCCCGTTATATTATTTTCTACAATATTATCGACTATAGGAACTTTGAATTTATTTACCGAACCTTATTTGCTTACAAACGGAGGACCGAATAATTCTACAATAAGTTTGGGATTATATATTTATAGGCAGGCTTTTCAATCTATTAATTTGACTTACGCCGCCACAATATCGGTAGCTATACTTGTAATAGTAGGCGTTCTTTCAAGATTGCAAATGAAAGTTGGAGAAAATACAAAATGA
- a CDS encoding carbohydrate ABC transporter permease, producing MINGKRQKITRIILYIVLSIGLIACVYPLFFMFVASTRVSGDIFLFPPPITFGDRFFENLKNLQERIPIWSALFNSFKIAIIYTAINLLICSMAAYSISKFNYKGRNIVFIIIMLTMMLPAHAKLVPLYRMMTALKLSNTHLAIILPDIAGAFGIFLMRQNFHAVPDTLIEAARIDGANEWTIFVKIVMPLMIPALTALGIYMFVAQWTNFTWPLIILNDPEKFTLPVALAQLKSDTRIDYGQIMVGAIFAVAPIMAVFLALQKYFISGLTGGAVKE from the coding sequence ATGATAAACGGAAAACGACAAAAAATAACAAGAATAATATTATATATAGTTTTATCTATAGGGCTTATAGCATGTGTATATCCTTTATTTTTTATGTTTGTAGCGTCAACGAGAGTTTCGGGCGATATATTTTTATTCCCGCCTCCTATAACTTTTGGCGATAGATTTTTTGAAAATCTTAAAAATTTGCAGGAGAGGATTCCAATATGGAGTGCGTTATTTAATTCTTTTAAGATTGCCATAATATACACGGCGATTAATCTTCTAATATGTTCTATGGCGGCTTATTCTATTTCAAAATTTAATTATAAAGGCAGAAATATAGTTTTTATTATTATAATGCTTACTATGATGCTTCCCGCTCATGCAAAATTAGTTCCGTTATATAGAATGATGACAGCGTTAAAGCTTTCCAATACTCATTTAGCGATTATTCTTCCCGATATAGCTGGAGCTTTTGGAATATTTTTAATGAGGCAGAATTTTCATGCAGTCCCCGATACTTTAATAGAAGCGGCGAGAATTGACGGAGCGAACGAATGGACAATATTTGTAAAAATCGTTATGCCTTTAATGATTCCAGCTTTAACGGCTTTAGGAATTTATATGTTTGTAGCTCAATGGACAAACTTCACATGGCCTCTTATAATATTAAACGACCCTGAAAAATTTACTTTGCCCGTAGCTTTGGCGCAATTAAAATCGGATACAAGAATAGATTATGGACAGATAATGGTAGGCGCTATATTTGCTGTCGCTCCAATAATGGCAGTATTTTTAGCTTTGCAAAAATATTTTATATCAGGTTTAACAGGCGGAGCGGTAAAAGAATAA
- a CDS encoding ABC transporter substrate-binding protein, which yields MRLQSKLISIILSSILILSCGNSKTKQTVSKLPTIDENTETEITVWAWNVAAKALVESAKSFNQKYPKIKVNVQEYGLAQNVYERYSVILSSGVGVPDIIQIESDYVQTFAETYPQYFFDMNGYIDIDGKVDPSKISTSYDSEGKLVSIPWDSGPVVMFYREDLFNQAGIDINSIITFEDYISAGKKLKEKFPNITMTGLPFTQDENLFRCLLVANKSYYLNNKGEITVASSKAIETLQMIKRLIDEGVAKNTINWDGGIVANKNGELASWIMGGWWGGTIKDQMPEMKGKWKIAPIPAFPDGARASSSGGAGLSITASEPIKQAAALEFIKESLMNVDNQLMMYEKYSLFPSYLPTYDDERFLKSDDYFGDDFNKILADVTKEIPNVIYASKDFAEIKNTVVSVYEDVLNNNRDIKSALEQAASQISGATGRKIVK from the coding sequence ATGAGATTACAATCAAAACTAATATCTATTATTTTATCAAGCATATTAATATTGTCTTGCGGAAACTCAAAAACAAAACAAACGGTTAGCAAATTGCCGACAATAGACGAGAATACTGAAACTGAAATAACAGTTTGGGCATGGAATGTCGCGGCAAAAGCTTTGGTAGAATCGGCAAAAAGTTTTAATCAAAAATATCCTAAAATTAAAGTAAATGTTCAGGAATACGGACTCGCTCAAAATGTATACGAAAGATATAGCGTAATTTTATCTTCTGGAGTTGGAGTTCCCGATATAATTCAAATAGAAAGCGATTATGTTCAAACATTTGCGGAAACTTATCCTCAATATTTTTTTGATATGAACGGATATATAGACATAGATGGAAAAGTCGACCCTTCTAAAATTTCCACAAGTTATGACAGCGAAGGAAAACTCGTTTCTATTCCTTGGGATTCTGGTCCTGTCGTTATGTTTTATAGAGAAGATTTATTTAATCAAGCGGGAATCGATATAAATTCTATAATTACTTTTGAAGATTATATTTCGGCGGGAAAAAAATTAAAAGAAAAATTTCCAAATATAACAATGACGGGGCTTCCTTTCACTCAAGATGAAAATTTATTCAGATGTTTGCTTGTGGCGAATAAATCTTATTATTTAAATAATAAAGGCGAGATAACGGTAGCGTCTTCAAAGGCGATTGAAACTCTTCAAATGATAAAGAGACTAATAGACGAAGGAGTTGCAAAAAATACTATAAATTGGGATGGCGGTATCGTTGCAAATAAAAACGGAGAATTGGCTTCATGGATTATGGGCGGATGGTGGGGAGGCACTATAAAAGACCAAATGCCAGAAATGAAAGGAAAATGGAAAATAGCGCCTATACCAGCATTTCCTGACGGAGCAAGAGCGTCTTCTTCTGGCGGAGCGGGACTTTCCATAACGGCAAGCGAACCGATTAAACAGGCGGCGGCTTTGGAGTTTATAAAAGAAAGTTTAATGAATGTGGATAATCAACTTATGATGTATGAAAAATATAGTTTATTTCCTTCTTATTTGCCGACTTATGACGATGAGAGATTCTTAAAATCTGACGATTATTTTGGAGACGATTTTAATAAAATATTGGCGGATGTTACAAAAGAAATCCCAAATGTTATTTATGCGTCCAAAGATTTTGCGGAAATAAAAAATACCGTAGTAAGCGTTTATGAAGATGTATTAAATAATAATAGAGATATTAAATCCGCTTTGGAACAGGCTGCGAGTCAAATAAGCGGAGCTACGGGAAGAAAGATAGTTAAATAA
- a CDS encoding GNAT family N-acetyltransferase, translating into MNYIIREADIEDAENVIEYIKIVSDETDFLISDSSERKFTVKKEKEFLQNIQSSILEKIFLFEIENKIVGMCSIEGINKIRIKHRVDLAITVLKNYWGNKIGEKLIDYAIEYCKSNCIKKIELTVRIDNERALKLYKKFGFEIEGEIKNFIYLNGNYYNCYYMGLLL; encoded by the coding sequence ATGAATTATATTATAAGAGAAGCTGATATTGAAGACGCTGAAAATGTAATTGAATATATAAAAATCGTATCCGATGAAACAGATTTTTTAATTTCCGATTCAAGCGAAAGAAAATTTACCGTAAAGAAAGAAAAAGAATTTTTGCAAAATATACAAAGCTCTATACTTGAAAAAATATTTTTATTTGAAATTGAAAATAAAATAGTCGGGATGTGTAGCATTGAAGGAATAAATAAAATCAGAATAAAGCATAGAGTAGATTTGGCTATAACGGTTTTAAAAAATTATTGGGGAAATAAAATCGGAGAAAAATTAATCGATTATGCGATTGAATATTGCAAATCAAATTGTATAAAAAAGATAGAATTGACGGTTAGAATTGATAACGAAAGAGCCTTGAAATTGTATAAAAAATTTGGTTTTGAAATTGAAGGCGAGATAAAAAATTTTATTTATTTGAACGGAAATTACTATAATTGTTATTATATGGGACTTTTACTGTAG
- the fliP gene encoding flagellar type III secretion system pore protein FliP (The bacterial flagellar biogenesis protein FliP forms a type III secretion system (T3SS)-type pore required for flagellar assembly.) — protein sequence MKRIFIGILILCLFLTNTIYAQIPIPTIDLNVTQAQTPQQVSLGLQILFLLTILSLSPSIIIMTTSFIRVSIVLNFVQRALSLQETPPRALIMGLSLFLTFFIMMPTLTQINREALQPYLNGSIGVNDLYGRGIQPLRMFMFNSLRGENGMKSLDLFLSISDTNIRLREIQTVEDLNRIPTIVVVPAFIINELTIAFKMGIYLFIPFIVIDLVVASILMAMGMIMLPPIMISLPLKIILFVAVDGWKLLILQLVQSFR from the coding sequence ATGAAAAGAATTTTTATAGGTATATTAATATTATGTTTGTTTCTTACAAATACTATTTACGCTCAAATACCAATACCAACTATAGATTTAAATGTCACTCAAGCGCAAACTCCTCAACAAGTTAGTTTAGGACTTCAAATATTATTTTTATTAACTATATTATCTTTATCTCCTTCGATAATAATAATGACTACAAGTTTTATAAGAGTTTCTATAGTTTTAAATTTTGTTCAAAGAGCTTTATCTTTGCAAGAAACTCCGCCGAGAGCTTTAATAATGGGACTCTCTTTATTCTTAACATTTTTTATAATGATGCCGACTTTGACTCAAATAAATAGAGAAGCTTTGCAACCTTATTTAAACGGTTCGATTGGAGTAAACGATTTATACGGAAGAGGAATTCAACCTTTAAGAATGTTTATGTTTAATTCTTTAAGAGGCGAAAACGGAATGAAAAGTTTGGATTTATTTTTAAGCATAAGCGATACAAATATAAGATTGAGAGAAATTCAAACGGTTGAAGATTTAAATAGAATTCCAACTATTGTCGTAGTTCCCGCGTTTATAATAAACGAATTAACTATAGCTTTTAAGATGGGAATTTATTTATTTATTCCTTTTATCGTTATAGATTTGGTTGTAGCTTCAATTTTGATGGCTATGGGTATGATAATGCTTCCGCCTATTATGATATCTTTGCCTCTTAAAATTATTTTATTTGTGGCGGTTGATGGATGGAAACTATTGATACTTCAATTAGTTCAGAGTTTTAGATAA
- a CDS encoding helicase C-terminal domain-containing protein, with protein MNNKELNDIFSIEAVNFMRKSIVEAYGNEVYFGINFNALGILEHIEVMARGNKDSVPAIISLSLEYDAVIHNHPSGELTPSRADLMIASELGNNAGVGFYIVNNDVDDYYEVVRPIKSEDTKTINSPEALYMFTENGLLSKLLKKYEYRQEQTELVEATIEAFNNNKHLISEAGTGIGKSFAYLIPALLWLKENKTRIVVSTNTINLQEQIISKDLPSIIDAIAPNVKYALVKGRNNYVCIKKVKDTLNDLDRLDFDEQINFFESIDNWLNITKDGSITDLGYKPKSELWEMVCCDTDTCTHRKCEYLEECYFYKMRKQLNASQLLIVNHHILCADLSLYAETSGRYSLLPRYTKVIIDEAHNFENSASSYFGNEGSKNGILKALFYISRIKKNKRLGIIETINKMLNENKSLIENSEYNEIVEIINIAHDTVNRVRNIVDESSKQFITYCHKNIKTKEGLGYKFRISPEIISAEHWQNEGLKHLREIVIIIGSLVNLCDRLYKKFFDIAIENNFDYEEIAQMSNAYLERLKNQLISLNSTIDYKKDEYIRWIEARLTKKGSVVLNWHLTPVTVAKNLNDYLYMRFDTVAMYSATLTVSKSFNFFSNRLGFDYIEQNKKIEIYLESPFNYEKNARLYIANDMPDVSSETFNDFTSKVLLEICDITGGRAFILFTSFSSLMNVYQSTEKELKKKNINPLAQTSSIHRHTLLDMFKASSNNVLYGVDSFWEGVDVAGENLEVVIIPKLPFAVPTDPISEGRYRYIEENGGSAFMDYALPLAVIKFKQGFGRLIRSKEDRGVVFVLDRRLYGKNYGVKFIQSLPKAKILKASMKEIFEDMNKFFDGSK; from the coding sequence ATGAATAACAAAGAATTAAACGATATATTTTCTATAGAAGCCGTTAATTTTATGAGAAAGTCTATAGTAGAAGCCTACGGCAATGAAGTTTATTTTGGAATAAATTTTAACGCTTTGGGAATTTTAGAACATATTGAAGTTATGGCAAGAGGAAATAAAGATTCTGTCCCCGCTATTATATCTCTATCTTTAGAATATGACGCCGTTATTCATAATCATCCATCGGGAGAATTGACGCCTTCAAGAGCCGATTTAATGATTGCAAGCGAACTTGGAAATAATGCGGGAGTCGGTTTTTATATCGTAAATAACGATGTTGACGATTATTACGAAGTTGTCCGCCCGATAAAATCGGAAGATACAAAAACTATAAACTCTCCCGAAGCTTTATATATGTTTACCGAAAACGGGCTTTTAAGCAAATTATTAAAAAAATACGAATACAGACAGGAACAAACCGAACTTGTAGAAGCGACTATTGAAGCTTTTAATAATAATAAACATTTAATATCGGAAGCGGGAACGGGAATCGGAAAATCATTCGCTTATTTAATTCCCGCTCTTTTATGGCTTAAAGAAAATAAAACAAGAATAGTAGTTTCAACTAATACGATTAATTTGCAAGAACAGATTATTTCAAAAGATTTACCTTCAATAATTGACGCTATAGCTCCAAATGTTAAATACGCTTTAGTTAAAGGCAGGAATAATTATGTATGCATAAAAAAAGTTAAAGACACATTAAACGATTTAGACAGATTAGATTTTGACGAACAGATTAATTTTTTTGAAAGTATCGATAATTGGCTTAACATAACAAAAGACGGTTCAATAACAGATTTAGGCTATAAACCGAAAAGCGAATTATGGGAAATGGTTTGTTGCGATACGGACACTTGCACTCATAGAAAATGCGAATATTTGGAAGAATGCTATTTTTATAAAATGCGAAAACAATTAAATGCATCTCAACTTTTAATTGTAAATCATCATATATTATGCGCCGATTTGTCTTTATATGCGGAAACTTCGGGAAGATATAGTTTGCTCCCGAGATATACGAAAGTTATAATTGACGAAGCTCATAATTTTGAAAATTCCGCTTCAAGTTATTTTGGAAACGAAGGAAGTAAAAACGGAATATTAAAAGCTTTATTTTATATTTCAAGAATTAAGAAAAATAAAAGACTAGGAATTATAGAAACAATTAACAAAATGTTAAACGAAAATAAATCTTTAATTGAAAATAGCGAATATAACGAAATAGTAGAAATTATAAATATAGCTCATGATACTGTAAATAGAGTTAGAAATATTGTAGACGAATCTTCAAAACAATTTATAACTTACTGCCATAAAAATATTAAAACTAAAGAAGGATTAGGATATAAATTTAGAATAAGTCCCGAAATAATAAGCGCGGAACATTGGCAAAACGAAGGATTAAAACATTTAAGAGAAATAGTTATAATAATCGGCTCTTTGGTTAATCTATGCGACAGATTATATAAAAAATTTTTTGATATCGCTATAGAAAATAATTTTGACTATGAAGAAATCGCTCAAATGTCAAATGCATATTTGGAGAGATTAAAAAATCAACTTATCTCTTTAAACTCTACAATCGATTATAAAAAAGACGAATATATAAGATGGATTGAAGCGAGACTTACAAAAAAAGGAAGCGTTGTTCTTAATTGGCATTTAACTCCCGTGACTGTCGCTAAAAATTTAAATGATTATTTATATATGAGATTCGATACTGTCGCTATGTATTCCGCTACTTTAACCGTTTCAAAAAGTTTTAATTTCTTTTCAAATAGATTAGGATTTGATTATATAGAACAAAATAAAAAAATAGAAATTTATTTAGAATCTCCTTTTAATTACGAAAAAAATGCAAGGCTTTATATTGCAAACGATATGCCCGATGTGTCAAGCGAAACTTTCAACGATTTTACTTCAAAAGTTTTGCTTGAAATATGCGATATAACGGGCGGAAGAGCTTTTATATTATTTACATCTTTTTCTTCTCTTATGAACGTTTATCAAAGCACGGAAAAAGAATTAAAGAAAAAAAATATAAATCCTTTAGCTCAAACTTCTTCAATACATAGACATACTTTACTTGATATGTTTAAAGCTTCTTCAAATAATGTGCTTTACGGAGTAGATTCTTTTTGGGAAGGAGTCGATGTCGCGGGAGAAAATTTAGAAGTCGTAATAATTCCTAAACTTCCATTTGCCGTGCCAACGGACCCGATAAGCGAAGGCAGATATAGATATATTGAAGAAAACGGAGGAAGCGCTTTTATGGATTACGCTTTGCCGCTCGCAGTTATAAAATTTAAGCAAGGTTTCGGTCGACTTATAAGAAGCAAAGAAGACAGAGGAGTGGTTTTCGTTTTAGATAGAAGACTTTACGGTAAAAATTATGGAGTTAAATTTATTCAATCTCTTCCGAAAGCGAAAATATTAAAAGCAAGTATGAAAGAAATTTTTGAAGATATGAATAAATTTTTTGACGGTTCTAAATGA
- a CDS encoding extracellular solute-binding protein: MPNVKFIGWPFVQDDGFWRDLMVQNNVYYLNRDGDITISSPKAVESITILRRLIDEGLALNTVNWDGTIRANKNGEVATYIIAAWWGGTIKDQMPEMKGKWRAMKMPTINENGARASSHGGSTLTITASDPIKQAASWAFIEHSLLSVDSQLLMYDKFGLFPSYLPVYDDERFNTADPYFGNQFYNQLLGEVTREIPPAIFTSDDYSEIRNIALSVYEDILNNNSDIQNTLNNAANQISSSTGRKIAK, translated from the coding sequence ATGCCTAATGTAAAATTTATCGGATGGCCATTCGTTCAAGATGACGGATTTTGGAGAGATTTAATGGTTCAAAATAATGTTTATTATTTGAATAGAGACGGAGATATAACAATATCGTCTCCTAAAGCCGTTGAAAGCATAACGATTTTAAGAAGATTAATAGACGAAGGTTTGGCTTTGAATACAGTAAACTGGGACGGAACTATAAGAGCGAATAAAAACGGAGAAGTCGCCACTTATATTATTGCCGCTTGGTGGGGAGGAACTATAAAAGACCAAATGCCTGAAATGAAAGGAAAATGGAGAGCTATGAAAATGCCTACAATTAATGAAAACGGAGCGAGAGCTTCATCGCATGGAGGCTCTACTCTAACGATAACCGCGTCCGACCCTATAAAACAAGCGGCTTCTTGGGCTTTTATAGAGCATTCTTTATTGTCGGTTGATAGTCAGCTTTTAATGTATGATAAATTCGGTTTATTTCCTTCATATCTTCCCGTTTACGATGATGAAAGATTTAATACTGCTGACCCTTATTTTGGAAATCAGTTTTATAATCAACTGCTTGGCGAAGTGACGAGAGAAATTCCTCCTGCAATATTTACCTCTGACGATTATTCTGAAATTAGAAATATTGCGTTAAGCGTATATGAAGATATATTGAATAATAATTCGGATATACAAAATACATTGAATAACGCCGCTAATCAAATAAGTTCTTCCACTGGAAGAAAGATAGCTAAATAA